Within the Heliangelus exortis chromosome 5, bHelExo1.hap1, whole genome shotgun sequence genome, the region CAGGTTTGCTGGAGCTCAACTCTCAGCCCCTGTTACCTGAAAATTTGTTCCCTGTCAGCCTGAGAGTTACACAGATGCCTCAGTTTGTCCCCAACACTCTGGGAGTTGGATAGAATCAGTCCCGTGGTGTTTCTTACCCAGGGCAGTGTCCCAGAGTCCCTCTGCTGTTATCCTGCAGGATCTGAGCcatgggaaggggcaggagatGTCTCATCAAAACTCAGCTCCCAAAGCAAACTCATTCTCCAGATCTCAGCgtggaaatctgaaaaaaaaaatcaaaaaaaaaaatcagaagcacCTTCTCACACTCGTTCCTGGGAAACTGGTTTAGCTTGAAGTGTCCCCAGGGAGCTACTGGAAACCCAGAGGTGAGACAGCAACACCAGCAGAAACTGTGCACACCCAGCTAGGAGAGGAGACTCCCCTTGGAGTGGATATTAAATTGCAACCAGGAATTGACTGAGTCAAATTTAACTACAGTGTttggggaattaaaaaaaaaacaaaccctaacaacataaaaaaaccccaaaaaaccccaaacaaaacaaaacaaaaaaacccaaaaaccaaccaggAAAAGCTTGCCCGTAAGATGCACAGAgaggattttatttattaattcatttatttaatgATGCCAGGAGTGCACCATTCCGATCCCCCCTATGCTTTGTCGGGTGCAGGGGTACAGCACCAATAGCTTTGCACTAATTtccacaagagcagagggggaaatgcTGGTGAGTTTGAAAGGAACTGGGcacaaaacaagaataaaataattgctCTCAAGTTAGACCTTTTCCTCACCCCACCAGACAGGATGATTTATGCATCATTTACGACAATAAAATTACACAGGTTGCATTAAAGGCAATTTCTGCTGCTTGATTTCCTGGGATTTGGAGGAAAAAGGGCTGAAAGCACCCCTGGGGTGCTGAGTCTCCCCTCCCCCCTGAGACTCATCCTGCTGCTCCACGAGTGTTTGgctcccagctgcctcctgtgcAGACATAAGATGCTGGTGCCTACTCCCTGCCATCCTGAGCATCACCAGAAGTGGCATCTGCAGGATGCTTTCCAACTGGGAATTGCTGAAGGGAAATGTCCAGCCCACATCTCGAGCCTGAGTAGTGGGGGACAGGCTTAAAATGCTTTGATACAGACATTACCCTGGGTGAAGTGAATTGAATAGGTCTCCTTCTTTAATAGGTCTGCCTTCAATCCTTACAGGACAAATGTCTGtgatgcaaaacaaacaaaaaaacaaaacaaaacaaaacaaaacaaaacaaaacaaaacaaaacaaaaaccaaaaaactcacTGCAAGAGAAACCTTCAAAATTAGCAGCACaggaagcctggaaaggaggtttatttttccagctgcacTCAGGAGGCCCTCTCTCTAGGCCAGAGCCAAAGCACCCTGGCTTTTCAGCCTTTTGACTGGACTGTGAGTGTTTGGATGATAAATGCTGTCCCTATCTTTAGCACTGCCATCTCCCCTGCTCCTCACTTCGAGACAGCAGCAAAACGCTAACAAAGAGCAGCCGAGGAGAAACTTATTAATTCAGCCTAACCCCATCCAACAGAGTCTCAAaccctttttctccttgctgttAGCACCCACATTTACCTcttggaagcaggaaaaggagcatggccattttttcctctccctctgccaggcagcaggtACCGggtgctctgctcctgcctcgGTGCAGCCTCCTCTGTGATGGCAGCGCAGctgcaggctggagcagggaggggaaaggacCCGGGAAACGGCCTGAAATTAACCCCAGCTGCTCGGCAGAAACcgggagagagaggaggatggggagCTTGCAGCCTCCCGAAGCCACCGCAGGCTCGGTGGATGTCGGGGATGGGTGccagagctgaaagcaaagccGGGCTGCAAAGTGAAACCTGCAGCATGGGGAGGATGCGGGAACATCTCCGGGAATCCTACAGAGCTCAGCACCACGTTGGGAACATTATGCAACCTACAGGCACACGGCTGCAGAGTTCCCAGAGGTGTTTCAAAGCCTGAAAACTCCCAGCTTCCCAGAATTAGGAATTTCTCGGGGGGAATTATCTCAGCTGCTAGGAACGGGTGATTTCTAGCAGAGCAGATTCCCTGGCTGGAAGCTGGAGCTCAGGTTGCTTTGTCTTGTACACAGATATTGTGTGTGTGGATGTGCTGTGCCTACAccaagagcagcccctggggtcTAAGAGCAAGGGGAGACAAGCTGGCTGGCAGGCTGCATGCAGGGGAGGAGAAGTGGGGTGGTTCAACACTTTATGAGATCGACTCAGAACCCAGACCTATTTCCTAGCACACAAAACCCTCCCCTGGTGCTGGGTCTCCAGCtgcaatggattttttttaaaacccttcCTGTAGTTACAAATGTTGGAGAAGGACCTCTCCAAAACCAAGCTTCACCCCCTTTCCTCCCACACCCCTCCCTGATTTTCCTCAGATTTAAACCAGAGACAGGCTTCAGTTTTGCCCAGAGCTGGAAGCCACCACCGGGCTCCTCAAGCAGGTCATTTGCTGGCCTTAAGTGGCCAGAGGACACAAATCCATGGTTGCCAGCCCTAACAAGGCTCCATCTGCATCATttctcctctgccccagcccctaCCTCCAGCAAGGAGCTCACAGAATGTTGTTTAGCAGTATGAtggcaagaagaaaagctgtaacTCCCCAGAAAATCTGTAACAGAACAGTTAGTTAGAGGCTACAGCTCTTTATCCTAATAACACCTAATAACAGGGAAGTTTTGAGTGCCAGAGGGAGCTGAAATTGCAGCAGTAATCCCTACCACAGGATTATACTTTTAGcacaggaatattttaagaGAATAGAGAAAATCCAGGGGAAATATTCCCAGCCTGGGAATTTGCTCTGCTTCAAACGCTCCTTGgcacagagtcacagaatcatcatggctggaaaggaccttcaagataATCAAGCCCAcccatcagtcctacaccacgAAATCATATCCCCAAGTGCCACATTAACCTGTTtctttaatacctccagggaaggcgactccaccacctccctgggcaaacagcgcagagaaagaaaatcttatAAAAATCTTCCATGCACCTTCATGCACACCCAGAGAAGCCCCACAGAACTTCATTCCTATACCACAGCAAAATACCCTTGCTTTTGAACCCAAGAGAAGCATGCCTGCTCCAGTAAATTAAACTGCATTATAACCAGCTACCAAGcatctctgcagcactgaacaATTCATGagtcagaagagaaaaaagcaactTGGATGAGAACGTAAAGTATAGGTGCACTTAGGTTTGCCCAGCTGCACTGGACAAAACTGGTCATAAATACTCATAAACATCAATTTAGGTTAACACAATcatttttaaacaagcaaataaataaataaaatcactttAACCGGGTTTTTGTTTCATCAGCATGTACCTGACAGTAAGGGCTGCTTCCTCTCCGAGGAAAGGATGACTGCTTCTGCATGAGCTGGTGACAGCCTTTACATCCCATTATACCTGCAAAGGGGTGAAGGAAGCTGAAGGAGGGCAGTTAGAGCCCTGCAATAAGGACAGCCTGATAGGTACTGTGCAAATATATCATTTTATTACTCTTTTATGGAAATAATAACAGACATTCAGGTAGAAACATATTAAATAAATGCAGTCAACggtttaaatgcaaaaataaatacaaagtcCAGCAGCTCAATGCATCTAAAACAGCTCATTTCTTCTAACGaatagaaaattttttttcttttttttttttttctttttttttgtcttttaaacgGAGAGTTTCATACAATCAAATAGAAACGAAGGTACAAGCGCTTTCTTAGAAAACATCCCGACGCGGCTGCCCGCCCGGCGGAGGTTTTGGGGATGGGGGattggggggaagggagagggggggcGGCTCCGGGCAGCCCAGTCCCTGCAGCCCGGTCCTTGCAGCCCGGTCCCTGCCACCGGGCCGGACCGGGTTGGGTTCTCACCGGCCTCAGAGGGCCGAGTCCGAATCGCTGGAGTCGAGGCTGTTGCGGAGGCGGCAGCTGCCGAGGCGGTCCCGCTGCAGGCTGAGGTTCTGGGTGCTCCGTCGCAGGCACTCGAGGGACTGCAGGAAGGACTTCTTggccttctcctcctccagagGGGAcaccccttcctcctccacctcctggaTCTCGTCGAAAGTCACCGGCTGCGTCTTGAATCGCGACTGGCGCGGCCGCCGCAGCTTCCCCTTGGGGGTCTtggcggggcgggcgggcgagGGGAACTCCTGGGCCACGCAGACGAAATGGGGCATCACCGCCTGGTAACTGGAGCAGACCCCCAGCAGCTCCGACGCCTTGCTGGCCATCCTGCCGCCCGCGGGAGCCTCCGCCgcgggggccgggccgggcggaCCGGGCGGACCGGGTTGCGCTGCTTCGGCCGTGCCGGGAGCCGAGGCTCCTCCGGCGGGCAGGGGTTGGAGCCCGCGGAACGGAGCGAAGAAACGCGGGCAGGTGCGGAGAGGTGCTGTCCGGAGAGCTACCGGGCGGTGCGGAGCGGTGCGGAGCGCGGTTCGGAGGGGAGCGGATCGGAGCGGCCCGGACCCGGAGCGCGGTGCGATGCCCTTGTGATGCGATGCGATGCGATGCGGAGCGCGGTTCGGAGCGGATCGGAGCGCGGTGCTGATCGCGGTGCTGATCGGAGCGCGGTTCGGAGAGCGGTTCGGAGCGCGGTGCTGATCGGAGCGCGGTTCGGAGCGCGGT harbors:
- the C5H11orf96 gene encoding uncharacterized protein C11orf96 homolog, with the protein product MASKASELLGVCSSYQAVMPHFVCVAQEFPSPARPAKTPKGKLRRPRQSRFKTQPVTFDEIQEVEEEGVSPLEEEKAKKSFLQSLECLRRSTQNLSLQRDRLGSCRLRNSLDSSDSDSAL